In Nymphaea colorata isolate Beijing-Zhang1983 chromosome 3, ASM883128v2, whole genome shotgun sequence, a genomic segment contains:
- the LOC116251196 gene encoding auxin-responsive protein SAUR68-like: protein MISATRLVEMARKWKKMAAMGRRRISLGKVVERSNSRRKAVAVADKGHFVAYAADGKRFMLPLAYLQLPIFQQLLIMAEEEFGLDIEGAITFPCDSAFVEHVMALLKKDKLGAVENVLLVTLASRGCLPSSSLPPSHPSRHAPHNVI, encoded by the coding sequence ATGATCAGCGCAACGAGACTAGTGGAGATGGCcaggaaatggaagaagatgGCCGCCATGGGAAGACGAAGAATCTCGCTAGGCAAAGTGGTGGAGAGGAGCAACAGCAGAAGAAAAGCAGTAGCAGTTGCGGACAAGGGGCATTTTGTGGCTTATGCAGCAGACGGCAAGAGGTTCATGCTTCCTCTGGCTTACCTCCAACTGCCCATCTTCCAACAGCTGTTGATAATGGCAGAGGAAGAGTTCGGATTGGACATAGAAGGAGCAATCACGTTTCCTTGTGATTCTGCATTCGTAGAGCATGTGATGGCACTGCTGAAGAAGGACAAGTTGGGAGCGGTAGAAAATGTATTGTTAGTCACGTTAGCTAGCAGGGGGTGCTTGCCATCTTCTTCATTGCCTCCAAGCCATCCCTCCCGTCACGCGCCCCACAATgtgatttaa